In Pongo abelii isolate AG06213 chromosome 15, NHGRI_mPonAbe1-v2.0_pri, whole genome shotgun sequence, a single window of DNA contains:
- the COQ6 gene encoding ubiquinone biosynthesis monooxygenase COQ6, mitochondrial isoform X2, translated as MAARLVSRCGAVRAAPHSGPLVSCCRWSGASTDTVYDVVVSGGGLVGAAMACALGYDIHFHDKKILLLEAGPKKVLEKLSETYSNRVSSISPGSATLLSSFGAWDHICNMRYRAFRRMQVWDACSEALIMFDKDNLDDMGYIVENDVIMHALTKQLEAVSDRVTVLYRSKAIRYTWPCPFPMADSSPWVHITLGDGSTFQTKLLIGADGHNSGVRQAAGIQNVSWNYDQSAVVATLHLSELSDTLSSLVWSTSHEHAAELVSMDEEKFVDAVNSAFWSDAAHTDFIDTAGAMLQYAVGLLQPTKVSARQLPPSVARVDAKSRVLFPLGLGHAAEYVRPRVALIGDAAHRVHPLAGQGVNMGFGDISSLAHHLSTAAFNGKDLGSMSHLTGYETERQRHNTALLAATDLLKRLYSTSASPLVLLRTWGLQATNAVSPLKEQIMAFASK; from the exons ATGGCGGCCCGGCTTGTGAGCCGATGCGGAGCTGTGCGTGCAGCTCCCCACAGCGGCCCGCTGGTGTCCTGCTGCAGGTGGTCCGGCGCCTCAACAGACACCGTGTATGACGTGGTGGTGTCGGGTGGAGGCCTGGTGGGCGCTGCCATGGCCTGTGCCTTGG gatatgaTATTCACTTTCATGACAAGAAAATCCTGTTACTCGAAGCAGGTCCAAAGAAAGTATTGGAGAAATTGTCAGAAACTTACAGCAACAGGGTCAGCTCCATTTCCCCTGGCTCTGCAACGCTTCTCAGTA GTTTTGGTGCCTGGGACCATATCTGCAACATGAGATACAGAGCCTTTCGGCGAATGCAG GTGTGGGACGCCTGCTCAGAGGCCCTGATAATGTTTGATAAGGATAATTTAGATGATATGGGCTATATCGTGGAGAATGATGTCATCATGCATGCTCTCACTAAGCAGCTGGAGGCTGTGTCTG ACCGAGTGACGGTTCTCTACAGGAGCAAAGCCATTCGCTATACCTGGCCTTGTCCATTTCCTATGGCCGACTCCAGCCCTTGGGTTCATATTACCCTAGGTGATGGCAGCACCTTCCAGACCAAATTGTTG ATAGGTGCAGATGGTCACAACTCCGGAGTACGGCAGGCTGCTGGAATCCAGAATGTGAGCTGGAACTATGACCAGTCTGCTGTTGTGGCTACTCTGCATTTATCAGAG CTCTCAGACACCTTGAGTTCCTTGGTTTGGTCCACATCCCATGAACATGCAGCAGAGCTAGTTAGCATGGATGAGGAAAAATTTGTGGATGCCGTTAATTCTGCCTTT TGGAGTGATGCTGCCCACACGGACTTCATCGACACAGCTGGTGCCATGCTGCAGTATGCTGTCGGCCTTCTGCAGCCCACTAAGGTCTCGGCTCGCCAGCTGCCCCCAAGCGTAGCCCGGGTGGATGCCAAAAGCCGAGTTCTGTTTCCTCTTGGGTTGGGACATGCTGCTGAGTACGTCAGGCCTCGGGTGGCGCTCATTGG GGATGCAGCCCACAGAGTCCATCCGCTTGCAGGACAGGGTGTCAACATGGGCTTTGGGGATATCTCCAGCTTGGCCCATCACCTCAGTACGGCAGCCTTCAATGGGAAGGACTTAG GTTCCATGAGCCACCTCACAGGTTATGAAACAGAAAGACAGCGTCACAACACTGCTCTTCTGGCTGCTACAGACTTACTAAAAAGGCTCTATTCTACCAGTGCCTCCCCGCTTGTGTTGCTCAGGACGTGGGGCTTGCAGGCCACAAATGCAGTGTCTCCACTCAAA gAACAGATTATGGCCTTTGCAAGCAAATGA
- the COQ6 gene encoding ubiquinone biosynthesis monooxygenase COQ6, mitochondrial isoform X1, which translates to MAARLVSRCGAVRAAPHSGPLVSCCRWSGASTDTVYDVVVSGGGLVGAAMACALGYDIHFHDKKILLLEAGPKKVLEKLSETYSNRVSSISPGSATLLSSFGAWDHICNMRYRAFRRMQVWDACSEALIMFDKDNLDDMGYIVENDVIMHALTKQLEAVSDRVTVLYRSKAIRYTWPCPFPMADSSPWVHITLGDGSTFQTKLLIGADGHNSGVRQAAGIQNVSWNYDQSAVVATLHLSEATENNVAWQRFLPSGPIALLPLSDTLSSLVWSTSHEHAAELVSMDEEKFVDAVNSAFWSDAAHTDFIDTAGAMLQYAVGLLQPTKVSARQLPPSVARVDAKSRVLFPLGLGHAAEYVRPRVALIGDAAHRVHPLAGQGVNMGFGDISSLAHHLSTAAFNGKDLGSMSHLTGYETERQRHNTALLAATDLLKRLYSTSASPLVLLRTWGLQATNAVSPLKEQIMAFASK; encoded by the exons ATGGCGGCCCGGCTTGTGAGCCGATGCGGAGCTGTGCGTGCAGCTCCCCACAGCGGCCCGCTGGTGTCCTGCTGCAGGTGGTCCGGCGCCTCAACAGACACCGTGTATGACGTGGTGGTGTCGGGTGGAGGCCTGGTGGGCGCTGCCATGGCCTGTGCCTTGG gatatgaTATTCACTTTCATGACAAGAAAATCCTGTTACTCGAAGCAGGTCCAAAGAAAGTATTGGAGAAATTGTCAGAAACTTACAGCAACAGGGTCAGCTCCATTTCCCCTGGCTCTGCAACGCTTCTCAGTA GTTTTGGTGCCTGGGACCATATCTGCAACATGAGATACAGAGCCTTTCGGCGAATGCAG GTGTGGGACGCCTGCTCAGAGGCCCTGATAATGTTTGATAAGGATAATTTAGATGATATGGGCTATATCGTGGAGAATGATGTCATCATGCATGCTCTCACTAAGCAGCTGGAGGCTGTGTCTG ACCGAGTGACGGTTCTCTACAGGAGCAAAGCCATTCGCTATACCTGGCCTTGTCCATTTCCTATGGCCGACTCCAGCCCTTGGGTTCATATTACCCTAGGTGATGGCAGCACCTTCCAGACCAAATTGTTG ATAGGTGCAGATGGTCACAACTCCGGAGTACGGCAGGCTGCTGGAATCCAGAATGTGAGCTGGAACTATGACCAGTCTGCTGTTGTGGCTACTCTGCATTTATCAGAG GCCACAGAAAACAATGTAGCCTGGCAGAGATTTCTTCCCTCTGGGCCTATTGCTCTGCTCCCG CTCTCAGACACCTTGAGTTCCTTGGTTTGGTCCACATCCCATGAACATGCAGCAGAGCTAGTTAGCATGGATGAGGAAAAATTTGTGGATGCCGTTAATTCTGCCTTT TGGAGTGATGCTGCCCACACGGACTTCATCGACACAGCTGGTGCCATGCTGCAGTATGCTGTCGGCCTTCTGCAGCCCACTAAGGTCTCGGCTCGCCAGCTGCCCCCAAGCGTAGCCCGGGTGGATGCCAAAAGCCGAGTTCTGTTTCCTCTTGGGTTGGGACATGCTGCTGAGTACGTCAGGCCTCGGGTGGCGCTCATTGG GGATGCAGCCCACAGAGTCCATCCGCTTGCAGGACAGGGTGTCAACATGGGCTTTGGGGATATCTCCAGCTTGGCCCATCACCTCAGTACGGCAGCCTTCAATGGGAAGGACTTAG GTTCCATGAGCCACCTCACAGGTTATGAAACAGAAAGACAGCGTCACAACACTGCTCTTCTGGCTGCTACAGACTTACTAAAAAGGCTCTATTCTACCAGTGCCTCCCCGCTTGTGTTGCTCAGGACGTGGGGCTTGCAGGCCACAAATGCAGTGTCTCCACTCAAA gAACAGATTATGGCCTTTGCAAGCAAATGA
- the COQ6 gene encoding ubiquinone biosynthesis monooxygenase COQ6, mitochondrial isoform X4, which translates to MAARLVSRCGAVRAAPHSGPLVSCCRWSGASTDTVYDVVVSGGGLVGAAMACALGYDIHFHDKKILLLEAGPKKVLEKLSETYSNRVSSISPGSATLLSSFGAWDHICNMRYRAFRRMQVWDACSEALIMFDKDNLDDMGYIVENDVIMHALTKQLEAVSDRVTVLYRSKAIRYTWPCPFPMADSSPWVHITLGDGSTFQTKLLIGADGHNSGVRQAAGIQNVSWNYDQSAVVATLHLSEWSDAAHTDFIDTAGAMLQYAVGLLQPTKVSARQLPPSVARVDAKSRVLFPLGLGHAAEYVRPRVALIGDAAHRVHPLAGQGVNMGFGDISSLAHHLSTAAFNGKDLGSMSHLTGYETERQRHNTALLAATDLLKRLYSTSASPLVLLRTWGLQATNAVSPLKEQIMAFASK; encoded by the exons ATGGCGGCCCGGCTTGTGAGCCGATGCGGAGCTGTGCGTGCAGCTCCCCACAGCGGCCCGCTGGTGTCCTGCTGCAGGTGGTCCGGCGCCTCAACAGACACCGTGTATGACGTGGTGGTGTCGGGTGGAGGCCTGGTGGGCGCTGCCATGGCCTGTGCCTTGG gatatgaTATTCACTTTCATGACAAGAAAATCCTGTTACTCGAAGCAGGTCCAAAGAAAGTATTGGAGAAATTGTCAGAAACTTACAGCAACAGGGTCAGCTCCATTTCCCCTGGCTCTGCAACGCTTCTCAGTA GTTTTGGTGCCTGGGACCATATCTGCAACATGAGATACAGAGCCTTTCGGCGAATGCAG GTGTGGGACGCCTGCTCAGAGGCCCTGATAATGTTTGATAAGGATAATTTAGATGATATGGGCTATATCGTGGAGAATGATGTCATCATGCATGCTCTCACTAAGCAGCTGGAGGCTGTGTCTG ACCGAGTGACGGTTCTCTACAGGAGCAAAGCCATTCGCTATACCTGGCCTTGTCCATTTCCTATGGCCGACTCCAGCCCTTGGGTTCATATTACCCTAGGTGATGGCAGCACCTTCCAGACCAAATTGTTG ATAGGTGCAGATGGTCACAACTCCGGAGTACGGCAGGCTGCTGGAATCCAGAATGTGAGCTGGAACTATGACCAGTCTGCTGTTGTGGCTACTCTGCATTTATCAGAG TGGAGTGATGCTGCCCACACGGACTTCATCGACACAGCTGGTGCCATGCTGCAGTATGCTGTCGGCCTTCTGCAGCCCACTAAGGTCTCGGCTCGCCAGCTGCCCCCAAGCGTAGCCCGGGTGGATGCCAAAAGCCGAGTTCTGTTTCCTCTTGGGTTGGGACATGCTGCTGAGTACGTCAGGCCTCGGGTGGCGCTCATTGG GGATGCAGCCCACAGAGTCCATCCGCTTGCAGGACAGGGTGTCAACATGGGCTTTGGGGATATCTCCAGCTTGGCCCATCACCTCAGTACGGCAGCCTTCAATGGGAAGGACTTAG GTTCCATGAGCCACCTCACAGGTTATGAAACAGAAAGACAGCGTCACAACACTGCTCTTCTGGCTGCTACAGACTTACTAAAAAGGCTCTATTCTACCAGTGCCTCCCCGCTTGTGTTGCTCAGGACGTGGGGCTTGCAGGCCACAAATGCAGTGTCTCCACTCAAA gAACAGATTATGGCCTTTGCAAGCAAATGA
- the COQ6 gene encoding ubiquinone biosynthesis monooxygenase COQ6, mitochondrial isoform X6: protein MTWWCRVEAWWALPWPVPWDMIFTFMTRKSCYSKQVQRKYWRNCQKLTATGSAPFPLALQRFSVVWDACSEALIMFDKDNLDDMGYIVENDVIMHALTKQLEAVSDRVTVLYRSKAIRYTWPCPFPMADSSPWVHITLGDGSTFQTKLLIGADGHNSGVRQAAGIQNVSWNYDQSAVVATLHLSELSDTLSSLVWSTSHEHAAELVSMDEEKFVDAVNSAFWSDAAHTDFIDTAGAMLQYAVGLLQPTKVSARQLPPSVARVDAKSRVLFPLGLGHAAEYVRPRVALIGDAAHRVHPLAGQGVNMGFGDISSLAHHLSTAAFNGKDLGSMSHLTGYETERQRHNTALLAATDLLKRLYSTSASPLVLLRTWGLQATNAVSPLKEQIMAFASK from the exons ATGACGTGGTGGTGTCGGGTGGAGGCCTGGTGGGCGCTGCCATGGCCTGTGCCTTGG gatatgaTATTCACTTTCATGACAAGAAAATCCTGTTACTCGAAGCAGGTCCAAAGAAAGTATTGGAGAAATTGTCAGAAACTTACAGCAACAGGGTCAGCTCCATTTCCCCTGGCTCTGCAACGCTTCTCAGTA GTGTGGGACGCCTGCTCAGAGGCCCTGATAATGTTTGATAAGGATAATTTAGATGATATGGGCTATATCGTGGAGAATGATGTCATCATGCATGCTCTCACTAAGCAGCTGGAGGCTGTGTCTG ACCGAGTGACGGTTCTCTACAGGAGCAAAGCCATTCGCTATACCTGGCCTTGTCCATTTCCTATGGCCGACTCCAGCCCTTGGGTTCATATTACCCTAGGTGATGGCAGCACCTTCCAGACCAAATTGTTG ATAGGTGCAGATGGTCACAACTCCGGAGTACGGCAGGCTGCTGGAATCCAGAATGTGAGCTGGAACTATGACCAGTCTGCTGTTGTGGCTACTCTGCATTTATCAGAG CTCTCAGACACCTTGAGTTCCTTGGTTTGGTCCACATCCCATGAACATGCAGCAGAGCTAGTTAGCATGGATGAGGAAAAATTTGTGGATGCCGTTAATTCTGCCTTT TGGAGTGATGCTGCCCACACGGACTTCATCGACACAGCTGGTGCCATGCTGCAGTATGCTGTCGGCCTTCTGCAGCCCACTAAGGTCTCGGCTCGCCAGCTGCCCCCAAGCGTAGCCCGGGTGGATGCCAAAAGCCGAGTTCTGTTTCCTCTTGGGTTGGGACATGCTGCTGAGTACGTCAGGCCTCGGGTGGCGCTCATTGG GGATGCAGCCCACAGAGTCCATCCGCTTGCAGGACAGGGTGTCAACATGGGCTTTGGGGATATCTCCAGCTTGGCCCATCACCTCAGTACGGCAGCCTTCAATGGGAAGGACTTAG GTTCCATGAGCCACCTCACAGGTTATGAAACAGAAAGACAGCGTCACAACACTGCTCTTCTGGCTGCTACAGACTTACTAAAAAGGCTCTATTCTACCAGTGCCTCCCCGCTTGTGTTGCTCAGGACGTGGGGCTTGCAGGCCACAAATGCAGTGTCTCCACTCAAA gAACAGATTATGGCCTTTGCAAGCAAATGA
- the COQ6 gene encoding ubiquinone biosynthesis monooxygenase COQ6, mitochondrial isoform X3 translates to MTWWCRVEAWWALPWPVPWDMIFTFMTRKSCYSKQVQRKYWRNCQKLTATGSAPFPLALQRFSVVWDACSEALIMFDKDNLDDMGYIVENDVIMHALTKQLEAVSDRVTVLYRSKAIRYTWPCPFPMADSSPWVHITLGDGSTFQTKLLIGADGHNSGVRQAAGIQNVSWNYDQSAVVATLHLSEATENNVAWQRFLPSGPIALLPLSDTLSSLVWSTSHEHAAELVSMDEEKFVDAVNSAFWSDAAHTDFIDTAGAMLQYAVGLLQPTKVSARQLPPSVARVDAKSRVLFPLGLGHAAEYVRPRVALIGDAAHRVHPLAGQGVNMGFGDISSLAHHLSTAAFNGKDLGSMSHLTGYETERQRHNTALLAATDLLKRLYSTSASPLVLLRTWGLQATNAVSPLKEQIMAFASK, encoded by the exons ATGACGTGGTGGTGTCGGGTGGAGGCCTGGTGGGCGCTGCCATGGCCTGTGCCTTGG gatatgaTATTCACTTTCATGACAAGAAAATCCTGTTACTCGAAGCAGGTCCAAAGAAAGTATTGGAGAAATTGTCAGAAACTTACAGCAACAGGGTCAGCTCCATTTCCCCTGGCTCTGCAACGCTTCTCAGTA GTGTGGGACGCCTGCTCAGAGGCCCTGATAATGTTTGATAAGGATAATTTAGATGATATGGGCTATATCGTGGAGAATGATGTCATCATGCATGCTCTCACTAAGCAGCTGGAGGCTGTGTCTG ACCGAGTGACGGTTCTCTACAGGAGCAAAGCCATTCGCTATACCTGGCCTTGTCCATTTCCTATGGCCGACTCCAGCCCTTGGGTTCATATTACCCTAGGTGATGGCAGCACCTTCCAGACCAAATTGTTG ATAGGTGCAGATGGTCACAACTCCGGAGTACGGCAGGCTGCTGGAATCCAGAATGTGAGCTGGAACTATGACCAGTCTGCTGTTGTGGCTACTCTGCATTTATCAGAG GCCACAGAAAACAATGTAGCCTGGCAGAGATTTCTTCCCTCTGGGCCTATTGCTCTGCTCCCG CTCTCAGACACCTTGAGTTCCTTGGTTTGGTCCACATCCCATGAACATGCAGCAGAGCTAGTTAGCATGGATGAGGAAAAATTTGTGGATGCCGTTAATTCTGCCTTT TGGAGTGATGCTGCCCACACGGACTTCATCGACACAGCTGGTGCCATGCTGCAGTATGCTGTCGGCCTTCTGCAGCCCACTAAGGTCTCGGCTCGCCAGCTGCCCCCAAGCGTAGCCCGGGTGGATGCCAAAAGCCGAGTTCTGTTTCCTCTTGGGTTGGGACATGCTGCTGAGTACGTCAGGCCTCGGGTGGCGCTCATTGG GGATGCAGCCCACAGAGTCCATCCGCTTGCAGGACAGGGTGTCAACATGGGCTTTGGGGATATCTCCAGCTTGGCCCATCACCTCAGTACGGCAGCCTTCAATGGGAAGGACTTAG GTTCCATGAGCCACCTCACAGGTTATGAAACAGAAAGACAGCGTCACAACACTGCTCTTCTGGCTGCTACAGACTTACTAAAAAGGCTCTATTCTACCAGTGCCTCCCCGCTTGTGTTGCTCAGGACGTGGGGCTTGCAGGCCACAAATGCAGTGTCTCCACTCAAA gAACAGATTATGGCCTTTGCAAGCAAATGA
- the COQ6 gene encoding ubiquinone biosynthesis monooxygenase COQ6, mitochondrial isoform X5, which yields MIFTFMTRKSCYSKQVQRKYWRNCQKLTATGSAPFPLALQRFSVVWDACSEALIMFDKDNLDDMGYIVENDVIMHALTKQLEAVSDRVTVLYRSKAIRYTWPCPFPMADSSPWVHITLGDGSTFQTKLLIGADGHNSGVRQAAGIQNVSWNYDQSAVVATLHLSEATENNVAWQRFLPSGPIALLPLSDTLSSLVWSTSHEHAAELVSMDEEKFVDAVNSAFWSDAAHTDFIDTAGAMLQYAVGLLQPTKVSARQLPPSVARVDAKSRVLFPLGLGHAAEYVRPRVALIGDAAHRVHPLAGQGVNMGFGDISSLAHHLSTAAFNGKDLGSMSHLTGYETERQRHNTALLAATDLLKRLYSTSASPLVLLRTWGLQATNAVSPLKEQIMAFASK from the exons atgaTATTCACTTTCATGACAAGAAAATCCTGTTACTCGAAGCAGGTCCAAAGAAAGTATTGGAGAAATTGTCAGAAACTTACAGCAACAGGGTCAGCTCCATTTCCCCTGGCTCTGCAACGCTTCTCAGTA GTGTGGGACGCCTGCTCAGAGGCCCTGATAATGTTTGATAAGGATAATTTAGATGATATGGGCTATATCGTGGAGAATGATGTCATCATGCATGCTCTCACTAAGCAGCTGGAGGCTGTGTCTG ACCGAGTGACGGTTCTCTACAGGAGCAAAGCCATTCGCTATACCTGGCCTTGTCCATTTCCTATGGCCGACTCCAGCCCTTGGGTTCATATTACCCTAGGTGATGGCAGCACCTTCCAGACCAAATTGTTG ATAGGTGCAGATGGTCACAACTCCGGAGTACGGCAGGCTGCTGGAATCCAGAATGTGAGCTGGAACTATGACCAGTCTGCTGTTGTGGCTACTCTGCATTTATCAGAG GCCACAGAAAACAATGTAGCCTGGCAGAGATTTCTTCCCTCTGGGCCTATTGCTCTGCTCCCG CTCTCAGACACCTTGAGTTCCTTGGTTTGGTCCACATCCCATGAACATGCAGCAGAGCTAGTTAGCATGGATGAGGAAAAATTTGTGGATGCCGTTAATTCTGCCTTT TGGAGTGATGCTGCCCACACGGACTTCATCGACACAGCTGGTGCCATGCTGCAGTATGCTGTCGGCCTTCTGCAGCCCACTAAGGTCTCGGCTCGCCAGCTGCCCCCAAGCGTAGCCCGGGTGGATGCCAAAAGCCGAGTTCTGTTTCCTCTTGGGTTGGGACATGCTGCTGAGTACGTCAGGCCTCGGGTGGCGCTCATTGG GGATGCAGCCCACAGAGTCCATCCGCTTGCAGGACAGGGTGTCAACATGGGCTTTGGGGATATCTCCAGCTTGGCCCATCACCTCAGTACGGCAGCCTTCAATGGGAAGGACTTAG GTTCCATGAGCCACCTCACAGGTTATGAAACAGAAAGACAGCGTCACAACACTGCTCTTCTGGCTGCTACAGACTTACTAAAAAGGCTCTATTCTACCAGTGCCTCCCCGCTTGTGTTGCTCAGGACGTGGGGCTTGCAGGCCACAAATGCAGTGTCTCCACTCAAA gAACAGATTATGGCCTTTGCAAGCAAATGA
- the COQ6 gene encoding ubiquinone biosynthesis monooxygenase COQ6, mitochondrial isoform X8: MRYRAFRRMQVWDACSEALIMFDKDNLDDMGYIVENDVIMHALTKQLEAVSDRVTVLYRSKAIRYTWPCPFPMADSSPWVHITLGDGSTFQTKLLIGADGHNSGVRQAAGIQNVSWNYDQSAVVATLHLSEWSDAAHTDFIDTAGAMLQYAVGLLQPTKVSARQLPPSVARVDAKSRVLFPLGLGHAAEYVRPRVALIGDAAHRVHPLAGQGVNMGFGDISSLAHHLSTAAFNGKDLGSMSHLTGYETERQRHNTALLAATDLLKRLYSTSASPLVLLRTWGLQATNAVSPLKEQIMAFASK, from the exons ATGAGATACAGAGCCTTTCGGCGAATGCAG GTGTGGGACGCCTGCTCAGAGGCCCTGATAATGTTTGATAAGGATAATTTAGATGATATGGGCTATATCGTGGAGAATGATGTCATCATGCATGCTCTCACTAAGCAGCTGGAGGCTGTGTCTG ACCGAGTGACGGTTCTCTACAGGAGCAAAGCCATTCGCTATACCTGGCCTTGTCCATTTCCTATGGCCGACTCCAGCCCTTGGGTTCATATTACCCTAGGTGATGGCAGCACCTTCCAGACCAAATTGTTG ATAGGTGCAGATGGTCACAACTCCGGAGTACGGCAGGCTGCTGGAATCCAGAATGTGAGCTGGAACTATGACCAGTCTGCTGTTGTGGCTACTCTGCATTTATCAGAG TGGAGTGATGCTGCCCACACGGACTTCATCGACACAGCTGGTGCCATGCTGCAGTATGCTGTCGGCCTTCTGCAGCCCACTAAGGTCTCGGCTCGCCAGCTGCCCCCAAGCGTAGCCCGGGTGGATGCCAAAAGCCGAGTTCTGTTTCCTCTTGGGTTGGGACATGCTGCTGAGTACGTCAGGCCTCGGGTGGCGCTCATTGG GGATGCAGCCCACAGAGTCCATCCGCTTGCAGGACAGGGTGTCAACATGGGCTTTGGGGATATCTCCAGCTTGGCCCATCACCTCAGTACGGCAGCCTTCAATGGGAAGGACTTAG GTTCCATGAGCCACCTCACAGGTTATGAAACAGAAAGACAGCGTCACAACACTGCTCTTCTGGCTGCTACAGACTTACTAAAAAGGCTCTATTCTACCAGTGCCTCCCCGCTTGTGTTGCTCAGGACGTGGGGCTTGCAGGCCACAAATGCAGTGTCTCCACTCAAA gAACAGATTATGGCCTTTGCAAGCAAATGA
- the COQ6 gene encoding ubiquinone biosynthesis monooxygenase COQ6, mitochondrial isoform X7: MRYRAFRRMQVWDACSEALIMFDKDNLDDMGYIVENDVIMHALTKQLEAVSDRVTVLYRSKAIRYTWPCPFPMADSSPWVHITLGDGSTFQTKLLIGADGHNSGVRQAAGIQNVSWNYDQSAVVATLHLSEATENNVAWQRFLPSGPIALLPLSDTLSSLVWSTSHEHAAELVSMDEEKFVDAVNSAFWSDAAHTDFIDTAGAMLQYAVGLLQPTKVSARQLPPSVARVDAKSRVLFPLGLGHAAEYVRPRVALIGDAAHRVHPLAGQGVNMGFGDISSLAHHLSTAAFNGKDLGSMSHLTGYETERQRHNTALLAATDLLKRLYSTSASPLVLLRTWGLQATNAVSPLKEQIMAFASK; the protein is encoded by the exons ATGAGATACAGAGCCTTTCGGCGAATGCAG GTGTGGGACGCCTGCTCAGAGGCCCTGATAATGTTTGATAAGGATAATTTAGATGATATGGGCTATATCGTGGAGAATGATGTCATCATGCATGCTCTCACTAAGCAGCTGGAGGCTGTGTCTG ACCGAGTGACGGTTCTCTACAGGAGCAAAGCCATTCGCTATACCTGGCCTTGTCCATTTCCTATGGCCGACTCCAGCCCTTGGGTTCATATTACCCTAGGTGATGGCAGCACCTTCCAGACCAAATTGTTG ATAGGTGCAGATGGTCACAACTCCGGAGTACGGCAGGCTGCTGGAATCCAGAATGTGAGCTGGAACTATGACCAGTCTGCTGTTGTGGCTACTCTGCATTTATCAGAG GCCACAGAAAACAATGTAGCCTGGCAGAGATTTCTTCCCTCTGGGCCTATTGCTCTGCTCCCG CTCTCAGACACCTTGAGTTCCTTGGTTTGGTCCACATCCCATGAACATGCAGCAGAGCTAGTTAGCATGGATGAGGAAAAATTTGTGGATGCCGTTAATTCTGCCTTT TGGAGTGATGCTGCCCACACGGACTTCATCGACACAGCTGGTGCCATGCTGCAGTATGCTGTCGGCCTTCTGCAGCCCACTAAGGTCTCGGCTCGCCAGCTGCCCCCAAGCGTAGCCCGGGTGGATGCCAAAAGCCGAGTTCTGTTTCCTCTTGGGTTGGGACATGCTGCTGAGTACGTCAGGCCTCGGGTGGCGCTCATTGG GGATGCAGCCCACAGAGTCCATCCGCTTGCAGGACAGGGTGTCAACATGGGCTTTGGGGATATCTCCAGCTTGGCCCATCACCTCAGTACGGCAGCCTTCAATGGGAAGGACTTAG GTTCCATGAGCCACCTCACAGGTTATGAAACAGAAAGACAGCGTCACAACACTGCTCTTCTGGCTGCTACAGACTTACTAAAAAGGCTCTATTCTACCAGTGCCTCCCCGCTTGTGTTGCTCAGGACGTGGGGCTTGCAGGCCACAAATGCAGTGTCTCCACTCAAA gAACAGATTATGGCCTTTGCAAGCAAATGA
- the COQ6 gene encoding ubiquinone biosynthesis monooxygenase COQ6, mitochondrial isoform X9 — MIWAISWRMMSSCMLSLSSWRLCLIGADGHNSGVRQAAGIQNVSWNYDQSAVVATLHLSEATENNVAWQRFLPSGPIALLPLSDTLSSLVWSTSHEHAAELVSMDEEKFVDAVNSAFWSDAAHTDFIDTAGAMLQYAVGLLQPTKVSARQLPPSVARVDAKSRVLFPLGLGHAAEYVRPRVALIGDAAHRVHPLAGQGVNMGFGDISSLAHHLSTAAFNGKDLGSMSHLTGYETERQRHNTALLAATDLLKRLYSTSASPLVLLRTWGLQATNAVSPLKEQIMAFASK, encoded by the exons ATGATATGGGCTATATCGTGGAGAATGATGTCATCATGCATGCTCTCACTAAGCAGCTGGAGGCTGTGTCTG ATAGGTGCAGATGGTCACAACTCCGGAGTACGGCAGGCTGCTGGAATCCAGAATGTGAGCTGGAACTATGACCAGTCTGCTGTTGTGGCTACTCTGCATTTATCAGAG GCCACAGAAAACAATGTAGCCTGGCAGAGATTTCTTCCCTCTGGGCCTATTGCTCTGCTCCCG CTCTCAGACACCTTGAGTTCCTTGGTTTGGTCCACATCCCATGAACATGCAGCAGAGCTAGTTAGCATGGATGAGGAAAAATTTGTGGATGCCGTTAATTCTGCCTTT TGGAGTGATGCTGCCCACACGGACTTCATCGACACAGCTGGTGCCATGCTGCAGTATGCTGTCGGCCTTCTGCAGCCCACTAAGGTCTCGGCTCGCCAGCTGCCCCCAAGCGTAGCCCGGGTGGATGCCAAAAGCCGAGTTCTGTTTCCTCTTGGGTTGGGACATGCTGCTGAGTACGTCAGGCCTCGGGTGGCGCTCATTGG GGATGCAGCCCACAGAGTCCATCCGCTTGCAGGACAGGGTGTCAACATGGGCTTTGGGGATATCTCCAGCTTGGCCCATCACCTCAGTACGGCAGCCTTCAATGGGAAGGACTTAG GTTCCATGAGCCACCTCACAGGTTATGAAACAGAAAGACAGCGTCACAACACTGCTCTTCTGGCTGCTACAGACTTACTAAAAAGGCTCTATTCTACCAGTGCCTCCCCGCTTGTGTTGCTCAGGACGTGGGGCTTGCAGGCCACAAATGCAGTGTCTCCACTCAAA gAACAGATTATGGCCTTTGCAAGCAAATGA